The following coding sequences are from one Dreissena polymorpha isolate Duluth1 chromosome 8, UMN_Dpol_1.0, whole genome shotgun sequence window:
- the LOC127842467 gene encoding uncharacterized protein LOC127842467 — MPKRKHNGDNSLKPETQTENPAKRQEHNDTVDEARILEAAETQLYQSQIKLQQQRTLEASRQMLYGVYGNLVAILEEYEARTHNGTPLPRSNITLPDQSTKSLEDVESIVQGQLLAFQMQSKACHPDVRNEVNKDLRKKTLIWAAVREEKTLEMQTTDTFICQLYKILAKGKTRHEILENRRQSDSIKTIKDTLPHIMQGKHDAATLDESFKKDPGKKASSPQTRLAYADNSFKLGASRMKRKMPDFSHDLDTDVEHFLLDEPDSYR; from the exons ATGCCAAAACGGAAACACAACGGGGACAACAGTCTCAAGCCAGAAACACAAACTGAAAACCCCGCAAAGCGACAAGAACATAATGATACAGTCGATGAAGCCAGAATACTTGAAGCTGCAGAAACTCAACTGTACCAAAGCCAAATTAAACTTCAACAACAACGAACACTTGAAG CAAGCAGACAGATGCTTTACGGTGTTTACGGAAATTTGGTAGCTATACTTGAAGAATACGAAGCAAGGACCCACAATGGTACACCGCTGCCGAGATCAAACATTACTTTACCAGATCAGTCCACAAAATCACTCGAGGAT GTTGAAAGCATTGTTCAAGGGCAACTGCTTGCGTTTCAAATGCAAAGCAAAGCGTGTCATCCCGATGTAAGAAATGAGGTTAACAaagatttgagaaaaaaaactctTATATGGGCTGCCGTGAGGGAGGAGAAAACCTTAGAAATGCAAACAACGGACACATTCATATGTCAACTCTATAAAATACTTGCCAAAGGAAAGACTCGTCATGAAATTCTTGAAAATAGAAG GCAGTCGGATTCGATCAAAACAATAAAAGACACACTCCCGCATATTATGCAAGGTAAACATGACGCCGCTACTCTAGATGAATCGTTTAAGAAGGATCCTGGCAAGAAAGCATCCAGTCCTCAAACTAGGCTTGCTTACGCGGACAACTCTTTCAAGCTAG GTGCATCTCGTATGAAACGTAAAATGCCCGATTTCAGTCATGACCTTGATACAGACGTGGAACATTTTCTGCTGGATGAACCAGATAGCTACAGATGA